The proteins below come from a single Rhizobium tropici CIAT 899 genomic window:
- a CDS encoding lipoprotein-releasing ABC transporter permease subunit produces the protein MAVSAAVEQQENSFKASPSSRPFSGFERLVAWRYLRSRRKEASISVIAGFSLVGIMLGVAALIIVMAVMNGFRAELFKQILGFNGHVVVQPIDSPLNDYSDLAKKFSAVPGVTMALPLVEGETLASGRGGSGTGALVRGIRSEDLTKLKTVSDHVVSGDLVGFASGQGVLVGSRLARQLGLTVGDQITLTAPDGDVTPFGVNPRVKAYTISGIFEVGMSEYDSSVVFMPLEEAQVFFNAEGIVEKIELFITNPDDVDQLRPKIEEAAGRQIFLTDWRQVNATFFSALQVERNTMFMILTLIVLVAALNIISGLIMLVKDKGSDIAILRTMGATSGAIMRIFFMTGAAIGVVGTFAGVILGVLVCLNIESIRQFFSWISGTVIFNPEVYFLSKLPAQMNLSETISVIVMALTLSFLATIFPAWRASRLDPVQALRYE, from the coding sequence ATGGCGGTGAGCGCGGCAGTGGAACAGCAGGAAAATTCGTTCAAGGCCAGCCCATCGTCTCGCCCGTTCTCCGGTTTCGAACGGCTCGTCGCCTGGCGCTATCTGCGCTCCCGGCGCAAGGAAGCCTCGATTTCGGTGATTGCCGGCTTCTCGTTGGTCGGCATCATGCTCGGTGTCGCTGCCCTGATTATCGTCATGGCCGTGATGAACGGTTTCCGCGCGGAGCTCTTCAAGCAGATTCTCGGCTTCAACGGTCATGTCGTCGTGCAGCCGATTGATTCGCCGTTGAACGATTATTCTGATCTGGCAAAGAAGTTTTCTGCCGTTCCCGGCGTCACCATGGCCTTGCCGCTCGTCGAGGGCGAAACGCTCGCCTCTGGCCGCGGCGGCTCCGGCACCGGTGCGCTGGTGCGCGGCATCCGCTCGGAAGATCTGACCAAGCTCAAAACGGTCTCCGATCACGTCGTTTCCGGCGACCTGGTCGGCTTCGCTTCTGGACAAGGTGTTCTGGTTGGCAGCCGGCTCGCGCGGCAATTGGGTCTCACGGTCGGCGATCAGATCACCCTTACGGCACCGGATGGCGACGTCACGCCTTTCGGCGTCAACCCACGCGTCAAGGCCTATACGATTTCGGGAATCTTCGAGGTCGGCATGTCGGAATATGATTCTTCCGTCGTCTTCATGCCGCTGGAGGAGGCGCAGGTCTTTTTCAATGCCGAGGGAATTGTCGAGAAGATCGAGCTCTTCATCACCAATCCGGATGACGTCGATCAATTGCGGCCGAAGATCGAAGAGGCGGCGGGGCGGCAGATTTTCCTGACGGACTGGCGGCAGGTCAACGCCACTTTCTTCTCAGCCCTTCAGGTCGAGCGCAACACGATGTTCATGATCCTGACGCTGATCGTTCTCGTCGCCGCGCTGAATATCATTTCCGGCCTGATCATGCTGGTGAAGGACAAAGGCAGCGATATAGCCATCCTGCGCACTATGGGGGCCACGTCGGGCGCGATCATGCGCATCTTCTTCATGACGGGGGCGGCGATCGGCGTCGTTGGAACGTTCGCCGGCGTCATACTCGGCGTCCTGGTCTGTCTCAACATCGAGTCCATCCGCCAGTTCTTCTCCTGGATTTCCGGCACCGTGATTTTCAATCCGGAGGTCTATTTCCTCAGCAAATTGCCGGCCCAGATGAATCTCAGCGAGACCATCTCCGTCATCGTGATGGCACTCACTCTGTCCTTCCTTGCCACCATCTTTCCCGCCTGGCGGGCCTCGCGGCTCGATCCGGTGCAGGCGCTGCGCTACGAATAA
- the proS gene encoding proline--tRNA ligase — protein sequence MRLSRYFMPILKENPKEAEIVSHRLMLRTGMVRQQSQGIYSWLPLGKRVLDKVNKIIREEQNRSGAIELLMPTLQSAELWQESGRYDAYGKEMLRIKDRQDRPMLYGPTNEEMVTDIFRSYIKSYKDLPLNLYHIQLKFRDEIRPRFGTMRSREFMMKDAYSFDLTQEGAVQSYNKMFAAYLRTFNRLGLRAIPMRADTGPIGGNLSHEFIILADTGESEVFCHKDFVNFDIPGEDTDFDDIAGLKSIFDKWTSVYAATSEMHDEAAFNAIPEEDRLSARGIEVGHIFYFGTKYSEPMGAKVQGPDGKEHAVHMGSYGIGPTRLVPAIIEASHDENGIIWPASVAPFDVVVINMKAGDLACDEACETVYAALSKAGKDVLYDDRDERAGTKFATADLIGVPVQIIVGPRSIASGEVEVKDRKTGARETMTVEAAINRLAG from the coding sequence ATGCGTCTGTCTCGTTACTTCATGCCCATCCTGAAGGAAAATCCCAAGGAGGCTGAAATCGTTTCCCATCGGCTTATGCTGCGCACCGGCATGGTCCGGCAGCAGTCGCAGGGTATCTATTCCTGGCTACCGCTGGGCAAGCGCGTGCTGGACAAGGTCAATAAGATCATTCGCGAGGAACAGAACCGTTCCGGCGCCATCGAGCTGTTGATGCCGACACTGCAGTCGGCCGAGCTTTGGCAGGAAAGCGGCCGTTATGACGCCTACGGCAAGGAGATGCTGCGCATCAAGGATCGGCAGGATCGGCCCATGCTTTATGGTCCGACCAACGAGGAAATGGTCACCGACATCTTCCGGTCTTACATCAAGTCCTACAAGGACTTGCCGCTGAATCTCTATCACATCCAGCTGAAGTTCCGTGACGAAATCCGCCCGCGTTTCGGCACGATGCGCTCGCGCGAATTCATGATGAAGGATGCCTATTCCTTCGATCTGACGCAGGAAGGCGCCGTGCAATCTTATAACAAGATGTTCGCCGCTTATCTGCGCACCTTCAATCGGCTCGGCCTGAGAGCAATCCCGATGCGCGCGGATACCGGTCCTATCGGCGGCAATCTCAGTCACGAATTCATCATTCTTGCCGATACCGGCGAGTCCGAAGTTTTCTGCCACAAGGATTTCGTCAATTTCGACATTCCTGGCGAAGACACGGATTTCGACGATATTGCCGGCCTGAAGAGCATTTTCGACAAGTGGACTTCGGTCTATGCCGCAACCTCGGAAATGCATGACGAAGCCGCCTTCAATGCTATTCCTGAAGAGGATCGCCTGTCTGCGCGTGGCATCGAGGTCGGCCATATCTTCTATTTCGGCACGAAGTATTCCGAGCCGATGGGCGCGAAGGTGCAGGGTCCCGACGGCAAGGAACATGCTGTCCACATGGGATCTTACGGTATCGGCCCGACACGCCTTGTTCCCGCCATCATCGAAGCATCGCATGATGAGAACGGAATCATCTGGCCGGCCTCGGTCGCGCCGTTCGATGTCGTGGTGATCAACATGAAGGCTGGGGACCTGGCCTGTGACGAAGCTTGCGAAACGGTTTATGCCGCGCTGTCGAAGGCCGGCAAGGACGTGCTGTACGACGATCGCGACGAGCGCGCCGGAACGAAGTTCGCCACGGCCGATCTGATCGGTGTGCCCGTGCAGATCATCGTCGGCCCGCGTTCGATCGCGAGCGGCGAAGTGGAAGTGAAGGACCGTAAGACCGGCGCTCGCGAGACGATGACGGTCGAGGCAGCGATCAATCGGCTGGCAGGCTGA
- a CDS encoding DUF5680 domain-containing protein, whose protein sequence is MPDLAELNDFIVVAKTETYVGDGERLPSCRSGSHDIGYASGRWRYLDSYFGGTDFAGQELVWHDGEPVWAMNYFGHIVEHDLIDGTRAGMVIKAALLRLHLDERRFLGGFEFEHAYGLYIDENIGDCHHFSGYETIVVSERRAYELDYRGGLIIP, encoded by the coding sequence ATGCCGGATCTTGCCGAGCTGAACGATTTTATTGTCGTCGCCAAAACCGAAACCTATGTCGGTGACGGCGAGAGGCTGCCATCCTGCCGTAGCGGCTCGCATGACATTGGCTATGCGAGCGGCCGCTGGCGCTATCTCGACAGCTATTTCGGCGGCACGGACTTCGCCGGACAAGAGCTCGTATGGCATGACGGCGAGCCGGTATGGGCCATGAACTATTTCGGCCATATCGTCGAACACGACCTGATCGACGGAACGCGCGCCGGCATGGTGATCAAGGCGGCCCTGCTGCGGCTCCATCTTGACGAAAGGCGCTTTCTCGGCGGCTTCGAGTTCGAGCATGCCTATGGGCTTTACATCGATGAAAACATCGGCGACTGCCACCATTTCAGCGGCTACGAAACTATCGTTGTTAGCGAACGCAGGGCTTACGAACTGGATTATCGCGGCGGCCTGATCATCCCGTAA
- a CDS encoding ABC transporter ATP-binding protein, with protein sequence MKRNVVLQLSGVERHYGQGETRLSILKGADFTLHSGEIVALVAPSGTGKSTLLHVAGLLEHPDDGEVLVNGQACEDLSDDRRTAVRRSEIGFVYQFHHLLPEFSALENIMMPQLISGLSRKDASERAAQLLDYMRIGHRGDHRPAELSGGEQQRVAIARAVANAPLVLLADEPTGNLDPATAHYVFDALEALVRQSGLAALIATHNHELAARMDRRVTLSEGKVVEV encoded by the coding sequence ATGAAACGCAACGTCGTTCTCCAGCTCTCTGGCGTGGAGCGTCACTACGGGCAGGGCGAGACGCGGCTGTCGATCTTGAAGGGGGCGGATTTCACGCTGCACAGCGGCGAGATTGTTGCCCTCGTCGCGCCGTCAGGAACGGGTAAATCAACGCTTCTGCATGTGGCCGGGCTGCTTGAGCATCCGGATGACGGCGAGGTGCTCGTCAACGGTCAGGCCTGTGAGGACTTGTCTGACGATAGACGCACGGCCGTGCGCCGCAGCGAGATCGGCTTCGTCTATCAGTTCCATCACCTGCTTCCGGAATTCTCCGCGCTTGAGAATATCATGATGCCGCAGCTCATTTCCGGCCTTTCGCGGAAGGATGCCAGCGAGCGAGCCGCTCAGCTTCTCGACTACATGCGCATCGGCCACCGCGGTGATCATCGCCCCGCCGAATTGTCCGGTGGCGAGCAGCAGCGTGTCGCCATTGCCCGTGCGGTTGCCAACGCGCCGTTGGTGCTGCTGGCGGATGAGCCGACAGGCAATCTCGACCCGGCAACGGCGCATTACGTCTTCGATGCACTGGAGGCGCTGGTGCGCCAATCCGGTCTTGCGGCGCTGATCGCCACGCACAATCACGAACTCGCTGCCCGCATGGATCGCCGTGTTACATTGAGCGAAGGCAAGGTTGTGGAGGTCTGA
- the mce gene encoding methylmalonyl-CoA epimerase: MLGRINHIAIAVPDIAAASKAYRETLGATVSQPQTLPEHGVTVVFVELPNTKVELLEPLGEASPIAAFLAKNPDGGMHHICYEVADIRAARDRLVASGARVLGNGEPKIGAHGKPVLFLHPKDFFGTLIELEQV; encoded by the coding sequence GTGCTGGGACGGATCAATCACATCGCGATAGCCGTACCTGATATTGCGGCGGCTTCTAAGGCCTATCGTGAAACGCTCGGTGCTACAGTATCCCAGCCGCAGACACTACCGGAACACGGCGTTACCGTCGTTTTCGTAGAACTGCCGAATACCAAGGTCGAACTGCTCGAGCCGCTGGGTGAAGCCTCGCCCATCGCTGCCTTCCTGGCCAAGAACCCGGATGGCGGCATGCACCACATTTGTTATGAGGTCGCCGACATCCGCGCGGCTCGCGATAGACTTGTTGCGTCGGGAGCACGCGTGCTCGGCAATGGCGAGCCGAAGATCGGCGCGCATGGCAAGCCCGTGCTTTTCCTGCATCCGAAGGATTTCTTCGGCACGCTTATCGAGCTTGAGCAGGTGTGA
- a CDS encoding IS630 family transposase (programmed frameshift), which translates to MSRALSVDLRIRVLAAVDGGASHREAAQRFGVSAASVSRWRNLQVRQGNVRPGPLGGDRNSHKIEAHAGLIMAWLAEHRDGTLFELRDALAAQGIIASKSALHRFLVRHEQTRKKKTGHAVEQSRPDILEKRQCWFEDQLDLDPERLVFIDETWTATNMTRTHGRCRKGERLRMGFPHGHRKTTTLVAGLRSTGMVAPLVIDGPINGEWFEAYVAQVLVPTLKPGDVVILDNLSSHKRPAAREIIEAAGATMMFLPPYSPDFNPIEKAFSKLKALLRKAAERTVTGLWDRIGKIIDLVEPQEAQNYFNSCGYDPT; encoded by the exons ATGTCGAGAGCGCTTTCCGTTGATCTTCGCATACGTGTGCTTGCCGCCGTTGACGGCGGTGCATCGCATAGGGAGGCTGCCCAGCGTTTCGGCGTCAGTGCGGCAAGCGTGAGCCGTTGGCGTAACCTGCAAGTCCGGCAAGGGAACGTTCGTCCCGGTCCACTCGGTGGCGACCGCAACTCCCACAAAATTGAAGCTCATGCCGGTCTGATCATGGCCTGGCTCGCAGAGCACCGGGATGGGACGTTGTTCGAGCTTCGTGACGCTCTTGCGGCCCAGGGTATCATTGCCAGCAAGTCGGCCCTGCACCGGTTTCTGGTTCGGCACGAACAGACGCGCA AAAAAAAGACTGGCCATGCGGTAGAGCAGAGCCGTCCAGACATCCTGGAAAAACGGCAATGCTGGTTCGAGGACCAACTCGATCTCGACCCGGAGCGGCTCGTGTTCATCGACGAGACCTGGACGGCGACCAATATGACCCGCACTCATGGACGATGCAGGAAGGGCGAGCGGTTGCGGATGGGGTTCCCTCATGGTCACCGCAAGACAACCACATTGGTTGCCGGCCTACGGAGCACAGGAATGGTCGCACCGCTTGTCATCGACGGGCCGATCAACGGTGAGTGGTTCGAGGCCTATGTCGCTCAGGTTCTGGTGCCGACGTTGAAACCGGGCGACGTCGTCATCCTTGACAATCTGTCGAGCCACAAACGACCGGCGGCGCGGGAAATCATCGAAGCGGCAGGCGCGACAATGATGTTCCTTCCGCCCTACAGCCCGGACTTCAACCCCATAGAGAAGGCCTTTTCCAAGCTGAAGGCACTCCTGCGAAAGGCTGCCGAGAGAACCGTTACCGGCCTATGGGACAGGATCGGAAAGATCATCGATTTGGTCGAGCCGCAGGAGGCCCAAAACTATTTCAACTCATGCGGATACGATCCAACATGA
- the dnaE gene encoding DNA polymerase III subunit alpha — MADAGGSGVAAPVGEMPEFVHLRVHSAYSLLEGALPLKKILAKAAGDSQPAIAITDTNNLFVALEFSQKAMDEGLQPIIGCQVSIDMEDGGESEKRGPQQALAKMPSIVLLAATERGYERLVDLVSRAYLGGEGNNAVHITASWLDEIGTGGLIALTGSLTGPVDMALKEEHAAQALSRLLRLKQLFDDRLYVELQRHGTYDRRHEQKMIKLAYEHEIPLVATNEAFFPTRDDYDAHDALMAVAHNAIVSDDTRFRLTPDHYLKSRADMAKLFANLPEALENTVEIARRCSFVLKTRSPILPRFTGATDDPEEAGRAEAAELRAQAVEGLEQRITSLGMAPGYEEKDYRDRLEFELSVIERMKFPGYFLIVADFIKWAKRHDIPVGPGRGSGAGSLVAYALTITDVDPLRFSLLFERFLNPERVSMPDFDIDFCQDRREEVIRYVQAKYGREQVAQIITFGSLQARAALRDVGRVLEMPYGQVDKICKLVPNNPANPTPLSKAIEEEPRLQEEADKEPVVARLLDIAQKIEGLYRHASTHAAGIVIGDRPLSKLVPMYRDPRSDMPVTQFNMKWVEQAGLVKFDFLGLKTLTVLKTAVDFVAKRGISIDLASIPLDDRKTYDMLSRGETVGVFQVESAGMRKALIGMRPDCIEDIIALVALYRPGPMENIPVYNARKHGEEEIESIHPKIDYLLKETQGVIVYQEQVMQVAQVLSGYSLGEADLLRRAMGKKIKAEMDQQRERFVDGAIKNGVSKGQADVIFDLLAKFANYGFNKSHAAAYAIVSYQTAYMKAHYPVEFLAASMTLDMSNTEKVNDFRQDAKRLGIEVIAPSVQTSFRHVETGDNRIYYALAAIKGVGESAVDHIVEVRGDQPFACIEDFCLRIDPKQINRRVLESLICAGAFDCFEIDRAQLIGGLDRVMGYAQVAQENKRSGQHDMFGSAASGPEKIVFPPYTPWLASERLLREFQVLGFYLTAHPLDTYKSVLDKMRVQPFADFSAAVKQGASNGRLAGTVISKQERKTRTGNKMGIFVFSDASGQFEAVLFSETLNQYRDVLEVGKSFVITAQADERPEGISLRLQTAQSLEEKSLQMQKALRVYVRDSGPLKAVAAHLNTKGDGLVSFIVIKEEGLREVEVALPEKYRITPEIAAALRTAPGVIDVELV, encoded by the coding sequence ATGGCGGATGCAGGTGGCAGCGGCGTGGCAGCGCCGGTTGGCGAAATGCCGGAATTTGTGCACCTCAGGGTTCATTCCGCCTATTCTCTGCTAGAGGGCGCATTGCCGCTCAAGAAGATATTGGCCAAGGCTGCCGGGGACAGTCAGCCGGCTATTGCGATCACCGATACCAACAATCTGTTCGTCGCCCTGGAATTCTCGCAGAAGGCGATGGATGAGGGGCTGCAGCCGATCATTGGCTGTCAGGTATCGATCGATATGGAGGATGGCGGCGAAAGCGAGAAGCGCGGGCCGCAGCAAGCTTTGGCGAAGATGCCATCCATCGTGCTGCTTGCCGCGACCGAGCGGGGATATGAGCGCCTCGTCGATCTCGTCAGCCGCGCCTATCTCGGCGGCGAGGGCAACAACGCCGTTCACATCACAGCCTCATGGCTTGATGAGATCGGTACGGGAGGGTTGATCGCGCTCACCGGTTCGCTCACCGGCCCGGTCGATATGGCTTTGAAAGAAGAGCACGCCGCACAGGCGCTCTCCCGGTTGTTGAGGCTGAAGCAGCTGTTCGATGACAGGCTCTATGTCGAATTGCAGCGCCACGGCACCTATGATCGTCGTCACGAGCAGAAGATGATCAAGCTGGCTTACGAGCACGAGATCCCGCTCGTTGCCACCAACGAAGCCTTTTTCCCGACGCGGGACGATTACGATGCGCATGACGCCTTGATGGCAGTGGCCCACAATGCCATCGTCTCGGACGATACGCGATTTCGCCTCACGCCGGATCACTATCTGAAGAGCCGCGCAGACATGGCAAAGCTTTTCGCCAACTTGCCGGAAGCGCTTGAGAACACGGTCGAGATCGCTCGTCGCTGCTCCTTCGTGTTGAAGACCCGCTCGCCGATCCTGCCGCGCTTTACCGGGGCGACTGACGACCCTGAAGAGGCTGGACGCGCCGAGGCGGCCGAGCTGCGCGCTCAGGCGGTTGAGGGCCTCGAGCAGCGCATAACCTCGCTTGGCATGGCACCGGGTTACGAGGAGAAGGATTATCGCGATCGGCTGGAATTCGAACTGAGCGTCATCGAGCGCATGAAGTTTCCCGGCTACTTTCTGATCGTTGCCGACTTCATCAAATGGGCCAAGCGCCACGATATCCCCGTCGGCCCCGGCCGCGGTTCCGGTGCGGGTTCGCTGGTCGCCTACGCCCTGACCATCACCGACGTCGATCCGTTGCGCTTCTCGCTGCTGTTCGAGCGCTTCCTCAACCCGGAACGCGTCTCCATGCCGGACTTCGATATCGACTTCTGTCAGGACCGGCGTGAAGAGGTGATCCGTTACGTGCAAGCCAAATACGGCCGCGAGCAGGTGGCGCAGATCATCACCTTCGGTTCTCTGCAGGCACGCGCCGCCTTGCGCGATGTCGGCCGCGTTCTCGAAATGCCCTATGGCCAGGTCGACAAGATCTGCAAGCTGGTGCCGAACAATCCCGCCAATCCGACCCCGCTGAGCAAGGCGATCGAGGAAGAGCCGCGCCTGCAGGAGGAGGCGGACAAGGAGCCGGTTGTCGCCCGTCTTCTCGATATCGCCCAGAAGATCGAGGGCCTCTATCGCCACGCATCGACCCATGCTGCGGGTATCGTCATCGGCGACCGCCCGCTGTCGAAGCTCGTACCGATGTATCGCGACCCGCGCTCCGATATGCCGGTCACCCAGTTCAACATGAAATGGGTGGAACAGGCCGGCCTGGTGAAGTTCGACTTCCTCGGTCTTAAGACGCTGACTGTCCTCAAGACGGCGGTCGATTTCGTCGCCAAGCGCGGCATTTCGATCGATCTCGCCAGCATCCCGCTCGACGACAGGAAGACCTACGACATGCTCTCGCGCGGCGAGACGGTCGGCGTGTTCCAGGTGGAAAGTGCGGGCATGCGCAAGGCGCTGATCGGCATGCGCCCGGACTGCATCGAGGATATTATCGCGCTCGTGGCGCTTTATCGTCCGGGCCCAATGGAGAACATCCCGGTCTACAATGCCCGCAAGCATGGCGAGGAAGAGATCGAATCGATCCACCCGAAGATCGACTATCTCCTGAAGGAAACTCAGGGCGTTATCGTCTATCAGGAGCAGGTGATGCAGGTCGCCCAGGTGCTCTCGGGCTATTCGCTCGGCGAAGCCGATCTTCTGCGCCGCGCCATGGGCAAGAAGATCAAGGCGGAGATGGACCAGCAGCGCGAGCGCTTCGTCGACGGTGCCATCAAGAACGGCGTGTCGAAGGGGCAGGCCGATGTCATCTTCGATCTGCTCGCCAAGTTCGCCAATTACGGCTTCAACAAGTCGCACGCCGCCGCCTACGCCATCGTCTCCTACCAGACCGCCTATATGAAGGCGCATTATCCGGTGGAGTTTCTGGCCGCGTCGATGACGCTCGATATGTCCAATACCGAAAAGGTCAATGACTTCCGTCAGGATGCCAAGCGGCTGGGCATCGAGGTTATCGCGCCCTCCGTACAGACCTCGTTTCGCCATGTCGAGACGGGCGACAACCGCATCTATTATGCGCTGGCGGCCATCAAGGGCGTCGGTGAATCCGCCGTCGACCATATCGTCGAGGTGCGCGGCGATCAGCCTTTTGCCTGCATCGAGGATTTCTGCCTGCGCATCGATCCCAAGCAGATCAACCGCCGCGTTCTGGAGAGCCTGATCTGCGCCGGCGCTTTCGACTGCTTCGAGATCGATCGCGCGCAGCTGATCGGCGGCCTGGACCGCGTCATGGGCTATGCCCAGGTGGCACAGGAAAATAAGCGCAGCGGCCAGCACGACATGTTCGGAAGTGCCGCCTCCGGCCCGGAAAAGATCGTGTTCCCGCCCTATACGCCCTGGCTCGCCTCGGAGCGTCTGCTGCGCGAATTCCAGGTGCTCGGCTTCTATCTGACGGCCCATCCGCTCGATACTTACAAGAGCGTGCTCGACAAGATGCGGGTGCAGCCCTTTGCCGATTTTTCCGCGGCGGTGAAGCAGGGCGCCAGCAACGGGCGTCTCGCCGGCACTGTCATCTCGAAGCAGGAGCGCAAGACGCGCACCGGCAACAAGATGGGCATCTTCGTCTTCTCGGATGCTTCAGGACAGTTCGAAGCCGTGCTTTTCTCGGAGACGCTCAACCAATATCGCGATGTGCTCGAAGTCGGCAAATCCTTCGTCATTACCGCCCAGGCGGACGAGCGCCCCGAAGGTATCAGCTTGCGCCTGCAGACGGCGCAGTCGCTGGAGGAGAAGTCGTTGCAGATGCAGAAGGCGCTGCGCGTCTATGTCCGCGATTCCGGCCCGCTGAAAGCCGTTGCCGCGCA
- a CDS encoding DUF1467 family protein encodes MAQQIIASFAVYFVVWWITLFAVLPFGLRTQAEDEHVILGTVESAPTKFRAWRVVLITTLVSALLYGTWYVASHYFGLGIDSIPRFVPNYN; translated from the coding sequence ATGGCACAGCAGATCATCGCCAGTTTCGCCGTTTATTTCGTCGTCTGGTGGATTACGCTTTTTGCCGTCCTGCCGTTCGGTCTGCGCACCCAGGCCGAAGACGAGCATGTGATTCTAGGTACGGTCGAAAGTGCACCGACGAAATTCCGCGCTTGGCGAGTGGTTCTAATCACGACGTTGGTGTCGGCTCTTCTGTATGGCACCTGGTATGTTGCCTCGCATTATTTCGGGCTGGGCATAGATTCCATTCCGAGGTTCGTGCCGAACTACAATTGA